Genomic window (Capillibacterium thermochitinicola):
GGGGACTTGCGGAGCGGATTCTATATAAAGCCTTGGATTTGGTCAAGGAGAAGACCGGCAAAGAGCCGTTGGAAGTTTTCCATGAGGCAATGAAGAATGTCATGCCGGTTTTAGAGGTTAGACCGCGCCGGGTTGGCGGTGCCACTTACCAGGTGCCGGTTGAGGTAAGGCCGGAGCGCCGTGTCTCTTTGGCGATGCGCTGGTTGGTCAATAGTGCCCGGGCGCGCGCCGAACGGACCATGAGCGAGCGCTTGGCCGCCGAATTGATTGATGCTGCCAACAATACCGGGGCCTCGATTAAAAAGAAAGAGGACACCCACCGGATGGCGGAGGCCAACAAGGCTTTTGCCCACTATCGTTGGTAAATCGCAAACAGAGATCTTGTTTTCTCTGGGGAACGTTTGGAGGTTTATTTCGTGAGCAGGGAATATCAACTTAGTCAAATTCGGAACATTGGCATCATGGCTCATATTGATGCGGGTAAAACTACCACTACCGAGCGGATTCTCTTCTATACCGGTAAAGTGCACCGGATGGGCGAGACGCATGAAGGTTCGGCCGTGATGGACTGGATGGTTCAGGAGCAGGAGCGGGGGATCACGATCACCGCGGCGGCCACCACTTCGTATTGGAAAGGGCACCAAATTAATATAATCGACACGCCCGGCCACGTGGACTTTACTGTGGAGGTGGAACGCTCCTTACGGGTACTCGACGGGGCGGTGGCCGTTTTTTGTGCGGTTGGTGGCGTTGAACCGCAATCGGAGACCGTGTGGCGTCAAGCCGACAAGTATAATGTTCCCCGGGTTGCTTTTGTCAACAAGATGGACCGGGTGGGAGCCGATTTCTTCCGCGTGATGGAGATGATGCGGACCAAATTGGGCGCGAATCCGGTACCCCTGCAGATTCCCATCGGCGCGGAAGAGGATTTCCGCGGGATGGTCGATCTGATTGAGAATAAAGCCCTTATTTACCTTGACGACTTGGGAACGCAAAGCACGGAGCAGGAAGTTCCGGCCGAGCTGGCGGCAACAGTAGAGAAATACCGTACTCAGCTTCTGGAAAGCCTGGCTGAATTTGACGAAGAAATTTTGGAAGACTATCTGGAAGGAAAAGAGATTGCCCCGGAACGGATCCGGAAGGCGCTGCGGAAGGCGACGATTGAGTTGAAGTTGACGCCGGTTCTGTGCGGGTCGGCCTTTAAGAACAAGGGCGTTCAGTTGTTGCTGGATGCGGTGGTTAATTATCTGCCGTCGCCTTTGGACCTCCCTCCGGTGCAGGGGACGGATGTTAAGACCAAGGACCCTGTGGAACTGAGGCCTGCCGATGATGAGCCCTTTGCGGCTTTGGCGTTTAAGGTCATGACCGACCCCTATGTGGGGAAACTGGTTTACTTCCGGGTTTACTCGGGGGAATTGACCGCCGGCTCCTATATCTATAACGCCACCAAACAGCGGCGGGAGCGGGTCGGCCGTATTTTGCGGATGCATGCCAACCACCGGGAAGAAGTGAAGGTGGTGCGGACCGGCGATATTGCCGCCGCCGTCGGTTGGAAAGAGACCGGCACCGGCGATACCCTTTGCAGTGAAGACAAGCAGATATATCTGGAATCAATGGAGTTTCCGGAACCGGTCATTTCGGTGGCGATTGAGCCCAAGACAAAAGCGGACCAGGATAAGCTGGGAATCTCCCTGGCGAAACTGGCGGAAGAGGACCCGACCTTCCGGGTGCATACCGACCAGGAAACTGGACAAACCATCATCTCCGGTATGGGTGAGCTTCACCTGGAGGTCATCACCGACCGGTTGATCCGCGAGTTTAAGGTGGAAGGAAATATCGGTAAA
Coding sequences:
- the fusA gene encoding elongation factor G, which translates into the protein MSREYQLSQIRNIGIMAHIDAGKTTTTERILFYTGKVHRMGETHEGSAVMDWMVQEQERGITITAAATTSYWKGHQINIIDTPGHVDFTVEVERSLRVLDGAVAVFCAVGGVEPQSETVWRQADKYNVPRVAFVNKMDRVGADFFRVMEMMRTKLGANPVPLQIPIGAEEDFRGMVDLIENKALIYLDDLGTQSTEQEVPAELAATVEKYRTQLLESLAEFDEEILEDYLEGKEIAPERIRKALRKATIELKLTPVLCGSAFKNKGVQLLLDAVVNYLPSPLDLPPVQGTDVKTKDPVELRPADDEPFAALAFKVMTDPYVGKLVYFRVYSGELTAGSYIYNATKQRRERVGRILRMHANHREEVKVVRTGDIAAAVGWKETGTGDTLCSEDKQIYLESMEFPEPVISVAIEPKTKADQDKLGISLAKLAEEDPTFRVHTDQETGQTIISGMGELHLEVITDRLIREFKVEGNIGKPQVAYRETIRQAVKTEGKFVRQSGGRGQYGHVWLEIEPNPGGGFVFENKIVGGVVPKEYIPAVEAGVKEAMSNGVLAGYPMVDVKVTLFDGSYHEVDSSEMAFKIAASIGFKEGCKKANPVLLEPIMKIEIITPEDYLGDVLGDFNSRRGKEEGMEPRPGAQAIHGYVPMAQMFGYATALRSISQGRAIYTLSFSHYEEVPASIAKEIISE
- the rpsG gene encoding 30S ribosomal protein S7; this translates as MPRRGAIPKREIIPDPIYNDPMITQFINKITLSGKRGLAERILYKALDLVKEKTGKEPLEVFHEAMKNVMPVLEVRPRRVGGATYQVPVEVRPERRVSLAMRWLVNSARARAERTMSERLAAELIDAANNTGASIKKKEDTHRMAEANKAFAHYRW